The Plectropomus leopardus isolate mb unplaced genomic scaffold, YSFRI_Pleo_2.0 unplaced_scaffold1100, whole genome shotgun sequence DNA window tttaatttttaaaaaattgaaataaaagtaatttcagaaaataaacaaacagcataaaaaaaataaaaaataaatgcaaataaaaattttaaaaatctgtttaaaatggactgtagaaaataaagtcaatttagctgaataaaaatagaattgcagtataatcaaaatacttaaaaagcatcgtatcaaaacataaaatctaATTGGGCTTTGCAaaatttttagaaaagcaatttgatcacaaaaaaagtcaagcgTGTGCTTACAATgtctgttaaagggttaaatggacAAACATGAGGGGTCTTGATACACACTCTTGTAAGGGGTCCTAGTcttaaaaaacactggaaacgGTTGCGCTTGTGCACATAAATCCAAAGTTATGTGAATCTGTCGTAGGTGTGCCAGGCCCTGCTGCTGTCCCTGTCtgcactgtctctgtctctggttTGTGAGGAGGACGGCACGGAGGTGGACTCCGACGAGTTCCTCATGACGCTGCCTGACAACACCACGCTCATGGCCCTGGAGCCTGGACAGACGTGGAGACCACAGCCGGTGTGTTTGACCGCAGAGGTTAAATGTTATCATTATATCGcctcagatgtgtgtgtgtaatatatgTGATGCCGTCTCTGATCTCCCAGGGTGCGGTCGTGTCCAGGTCTCAAGACCACGACAAGCCTCGGACCGGGAGAGACATCGCACGtgtcacctttgacctctaCAGGATGAGCCCAAAAGACGTCTTTGGCTCGCTGAGTGTGAAGGCCACGTTTCAGGGTCTGTACTCTGTGAGCGCCAACTTTCAGTGTCTGGGGCCCAAGAAAGTCCTCAGGTAAGTCAGGAGGGGAGAGGTCAGCACAAAAGAGGGATTAACCATTCAGCAGGGGGAAAATACACCCCTCAGAGCAGAGGTGGATGAAATATTCAGCTCCTTTACTTACTTTTCAcgctgtgaaaatactctattacaagtagtaccaaatgcagaaaaatcttttttaaaaaaacccaaaacaaactcATCCAAagaactgctttaaaaaaaaatagacgaCCTCccaaattattgaaaaaatagaaaaaaaaggtatgagGTTGATTTGTaattaataaacatatttaaaaaaaaaaaaaaaacattacacaataaaaaaaaaaaacaaaattattttttaaaaaaaatcatcaaaatcataaacaagagggaaaaaaacccaaactcaaaattattttcaaaaagaaaaaagatgctgTTTTGTGACGTCGCATAAGAAAATAAATCGCAATAAGCTTTTCTCAAATGCCAAAATGACAGCgacaaaaatgaatcatttgatGTGACTTGAGTAGGCTTTAATGGAGCATAAAAAATCACGCTGATGAGaatttatcttgtttttcagAGAAGCCCTGCGTGTAGCCTCCACCCTCCTACATGCCGCCGGACACCTGCTTATCACTTCCGCCTCCATGATTCGACGCATTATCGAAGGCGCTGATCTTTGGCAGCCACAGCGGACAGAGTACAGCGCCAGCTGGAACTGACGGGCCCGAGAGATACATATTCAGCTGTAACATCTGATATCATTGACTGAAAGGGTTACTAAGGTGTTTTTAAACCCGGATTctgttttccaatgtttttgtgtcaaagtgactgAAAGTGAAGTTAAAGAGAATATAGAAAATCAGCTCTGAAATTGCTATtgtcaaacccaccagactccatataaaaaatcagttattttacaatcctaaaaacacttcattcaaatttatcagaaacaaaataaaactcacaaagacccgtcttggtttgtctttccgctgttccaacaatcacaaACTCTGGCTTGATTGACATAAAGCCTCAATTCAGCCGGTGAGATGTGAGAATATGCTGGCTCCATACAcgctaaaattactttttatttatatggagtctggtgggtttgcaAACAGCAAACTCTGGCTGTTTCTGGGATATTACTCTTAAAGAAAAGAGCTTTTTTGGCAGAACCATCTGTTAAGGTGGTATCTGTAAATGTTAACAGCAATAGTCTTATGCGGGGTGATTGTATGACTGTGTACCTTATTCTCCCTTAAATATCTTGACTTTTCAGGTTatgaacagacaaaaaataatggtAACGATTGAGTGCTAGAAAATGTCTTAAGTTTTATAGGGTTATTGTGCAATATATTCTTCATAATACTCAAagaatatactttatttttgttaattttgtgtgaattttgCATTTGCAGTAGTGTCATCTTGTTGGTGGAATATACAGTaagtttcttaaaaaatatcGATATTTGATACCATTTTCAAAACCACAGGGATATTAAAGATTGAgggcaaaaacatttaattcttaACTTTaacagcagagaacagcagaacgACTGTTAGAAACAGTAATGAGACAGCAAGGCTTTGCAGCTGGTACTGATGAATCAATACTGTGGAAAATGAGTATTACAACTatattaaatattcagaatcgaTACATATTGATGAATCGGTATTTTTGACAATACTAGTTGGCAGTGGCTCTGAGATTAAAGGTGATAACAAGTCAATATTAAACATAACAGCGTCGAGAAACAAGTTGTCACTTATTTTTGAACGATTTGCCGGAACTGTTCACAACGAATGCGTCGTacttgaaaaacaataaaaccatcAGCGTAAAACTTCATACGCGCAACAGATAAGtatgttttgtgttaaaaaacacGTTAAGAAACACCTCAACGACAATGTCgcttaaccttttaaaaaaaacggtCTTAAAGTTTAAAACGTCACTTAACTGCGTGATGCATCTTTTCAAACGTGAAGAGACGATTCGTGGTTATTGCCCTCAGGTGGATATGACGACGCGGACTGCGGCATCATTTCTCCA harbors:
- the LOC121963368 gene encoding cell death activator CIDE-B-like, which produces VCQALLLSLSALSLSLVCEEDGTEVDSDEFLMTLPDNTTLMALEPGQTWRPQPGAVVSRSQDHDKPRTGRDIARVTFDLYRMSPKDVFGSLSVKATFQGLYSVSANFQCLGPKKVLREALRVASTLLHAAGHLLITSASMIRRIIEGADLWQPQRTEYSASWN